The Cryptomeria japonica chromosome 9, Sugi_1.0, whole genome shotgun sequence DNA segment attgaaagcattcacattcatctatttgattaaataagttattcaatttatttaattaaattcacttaagcctttcatatcatttaattgaataaatcactttatttaattaaatcccccttctactctttttaattaaatttacatttaattaaattattcacttcaaataaataaatctaatttatttaaatcccccacttgcatctattttattgaaataaagcaatttattttaattaaaattacaccccatccacttgcattttcctacatcttctacttgcctctctaaacccccttctagattcttctaatcccttctaaattaacctaacccatctactaaatattgtcacatccctaagcaaagggaagtcacttctcaaaccctcaaagtctttggaaaccattaaaggctttatgtcttcaacaagttaaccttgaaagtcttccaaaccattaatagttaactcaaccttcttgcatgattagagacttctctctaactcaaccttcatctaacccaagggtctcatcaagcattcatggctttaaccttggttatccctttaacccttgcacaagagtttgtcctttAAATAAAAACTTTATCCAATGAATGACTatagcctaaccttaaccttacctcctaaggtaaccatcatgtcttctcaagcatttaatgattcttacatctcctctcaagcagccttatgttgacaattgtcaccatttcattggtgagaattgtaaacatggattgataactctCAATcctgacccttcattgccctattttccttataaatagagtCATTCTTCCATCATTCAaggatccaagttttatgcatctaatctatactcatttttatcaagcattttaatccctctttgaatagaaataatctaataagcattttagaagtatttctctttatcataataatcatattaagctagtgtatcatgttaggatagttcttttactaatcatTTGATCTTATCATCATATGCAcgctagtttagttcatcttttgttaatatcatgtacattagaattgcattcatgttagattgatcaaacatccctcatccacatgattgtcatccctaagtcactttgctcagtgatctgagagcaaaggcattggcttgaggggtcttgtgagatagagaacaatggaacatcccttgagaagttgagttattccatatagctccataacttgcaccaagaatctCATTGGCATGTGGACTAGTCTTGAATTCGTAATATTCGtttcatcgcaccacttttcccgcatacactatgCAACCTCGAAAGAGCTTTATCTAAAGACGAATCTTATATAGAAATTAAACCATAATGAATTAGATTTGCATTGTATATTACAATCAatataaatgaatgtttataaaagtataaagataaaaccatagatCTAACCCCTTGGCGAGGATTAAGTTAGAGCATGACAAATGTCCTCATTCTATATAATAAGACAACATGACCtataattatttcaatttaaatataGAAAACCACTTCTAAATTCAGCTCAAATTTAATACAGTAATAAGGGAGCTAAAaaattaatgattgattaattaattattactAAGGTAAATTGGTAAATTGGGCCTTCTTAATCCACCTACACCACCAATAAAATTGATATTTGATATGAGCAACTCATGAAATTGTAACCTTACCGTGATGCAATGAGTATTGATTTACTATTCCCTCTCTTGGATATTGTTTTGGCAGAAAGCAAGAATCTTTGTCCGCCTAGATACTGCTAATCTATAAGATAAAAACTTTATATGAATCTAAATATGTAAGCCAGTTACGAAAAAGTTAACTCTCACTTCTTTGGAGCCTTGCTGTAGATGATATAAAGAATCCTGGATGAAAGAGAAAAACTCAATAGCAGTCATGATCTTTGATTTTTATGTGAGGATTCCCCCTATACATCTATCAGAAAAAAACAAAGGTATCATTCAACATTACACGCACAAGGAactgcagacaagataattaaactTTTTGTAGACGACAATTTGGAAAATGGACAAGCTTTAGAGTAGAGTTTATCGTTCTTTAATCTTGAATTCCAATTGCAAATAGATATTTCCTTTATTTCATGTACTCTGTAGGAAGAAATTATGTGCAAATGCCAGGTTTCTGTCATACCTAAATAGTTTCCCATATGGCAAGAGCAAGCAATATACATACACATAAATTATTGGGCTCTGCCTTCGTAAAACTACCTTGATCAATCTGGTTGGTCAATATTGCACTCATATGAGTAGTGAATGTTAGGTATTTCTTTCTGTGATCCTTTCCACAATGTACACAACTGGACCAAAAAGGTATTTCCCATAACAGTAATAGGTTCTCCCTACTGAAACCTGCCAACCCAAGAGCTTAATAATGCTAATTCAGATACCACTGTTATTCACTCCTTCAAATACATTAAGTCGGCCATAAGAGGTAGAAAATGTCACCAATAAGTCTTCATATCTTGCACGTTGATATGAACCAAAGAAGCTAACTTGCTGATATCTGCAGCAAATATGAGGGAGGTTGATTACCTCTCCATTTCATTTCCACCTCACAGCACTGCATCTACAGATTTCGGGCCTCAAAAAACATTATGTTAGGGTCAAATTTACTCTTCAATACTATATCTTTCCGTCTACAACTTCAACCAGTGTGGTCATTCTTTAAGGTCAAGCATAATCATTGATTGATTGCGATGGCAACTGAAAAAGATCAAACCACTTGAACATCAGAAATACTGAGGAGCAAGCATACTAAGTGGATTGAAAGCAAGCAAAATGACTGTCCAGTCCTGAATCAATTGAAGCTTGATCAACAGCTACATTAACTTTTCAAGTAATCTTCGAAAGAATCTTTTGCTTGCAAAATGTCAACACTCTGATCAATGCTGCTCATTGATATAGTATCATCATCCACACCAAGCATGGCAAGACTGAGATGAGTTTGTATGGCATGTCCTCCCTGATATACAATGTGCTCATCGTCATCTGAAGCATCTCTTTCCTTAGTCATCGTATGTTGGAACCATGTCTGATTGGCTAAATCATCTTCTCCTCGTAGTATTTTTAAAATCTGTCACAAATCATATCTAGGTGTCACTAGAATCGAGATTAATTTATATTGggtaaaatgcaatatttttttataacttttagagacaaaggaagaaatttcaaTTTGTCCTTTATACCATCTGAGCAGCTTGAATAGCATCTTACTTGAAAGAAAGAACAGAAAAATAGTAGCACGGATGTACATTCAAATCAATGAATTTCTAGACTATGTAGAAATGAATAGGAGATAGATTACCCAGCTTATGTGAGGCCGGTACTGAGATGACTGTGTTATACACAGTAAGGCAGCAAGCATCATTCTTTGCATCTCGTTTATGTCATATGCATTTTCCAAACGTTGATCCACTAGCTCTCCCATGCTCTCCTCTAAAAGTGGCTTTGCCTGGTTTCCAGAGTTCTTAGAAAACTACACAAAGACTGATTACCAAGGAAAATTAACTGAACTGTGTATGGGCATTCAAATAGAAAGGCAGGCCATACCCATATCACAAGGCTTTCTTGACCTTTGGGATATCTTGAATCGATAGGCTTCCTTCCAGTTATTAACTCAAGTAGTACCACACCAAATGCATATACATCTGTCTTATCATTAACCTTGCCATAAATAAAATATTCTGGAGCAAGGTACCTGAAAAGTTGTAATCATGATTAGCCAACCACTATGGATAGTCTTCTCTCAAAAGTAGTTCAATAAAAACAGGAAAAAATTTCCCCACCCAAATGTTCCTAAAACATCGCTGCAACTGATGTGCGAAGATGTTATTGGTGCCCATTTTGCCAGCCCAAAATCTGCCAGCTATTGTAAACAAACTTCACAAATTAGCTGTCAAATGAATTCCTTGGTACTGCAGTGCAAATCTAAATCTCTAAATAAAAGTTATATGGATAATACACACATCCAAAATCTGGTCTAAAGCTTCTTTCATTAACAATGTACCTGCGGTTCAAAGTTCTCTGAGAGCAGAATGTTGGAAGATTTCACATCTCTATGAATTACAGATCGGGAACATCCATTGTGCAAGTGATCTAATGCTTCTGCAACTCCAATAGCCACCTTGAACCGCTCTGTCCAACAAAGTACTGGTTTGTCCTTGCCCACTGAAACATATTATCAATAGCTAGCTGCTATAAGCATAACTTATAGTAGATAAAACAGAACACTGCAAGAATAAATGATAAGTGTGTTTCTTAAAATCATCCACTCTGTAATACATGCATACCATGGAGGTTCTCTTCAAGGTTTCCTCCTGAGACAAAGTTGTACACGAGAAGCCAGTTAGGGCCTTCTACACAATATCCAAGAAGTGAAATAATGCAATTGTGCTTCAATGAAGTAAGGATATCCACTTCCAATATGATCTCTTCCTCTGCATCTGATGAACAATTCAAGACTTTTACTGCCACTGTTTGCCCATCAGGAAGAAAACCCTTGTAGACACGACTCCATCCTCCACTTGCTATAAAACTCCCTGCAAGACACAGAAAAGGaaaatccaataaatcaaacaGGTTCCGTTCATTAGAATACAGTTAAAAAGACAACTTTTCCATTCATGATTTGTAAAGGGAGTAAGTACAAGGGAAACTAGAAATGCAACCTGCTGAGAAG contains these protein-coding regions:
- the LOC131072955 gene encoding protein kinase STUNTED isoform X2 translates to MKKLPCSTSVLVVENGKVIFEKVGVQHLSVTANAPRLGLFNPILWRIKSKNCKVLKNGGGNYLPVVECPLEGTAVISSNNYGSDASDNICDLVSDIDCCKISPVNIVNVCQYTLSDKEAFERSFLSLKSSCALCDSNIQTLVCSEKKYEGHELKDSRSLSTCSSLQTVSSTSSLFSHREEEIGSCTTVKPKVSNLLMSGLHRQKGVSPPRWPFLQRAISFSKLPRHQSIPRKRSVIELAQQLPYSHAQTSEQFEVKPEVAHEICNQEYKMQFPKEVTLVKASEEEAGFPCSEHVEPIPEEHYMAKKLESLCEGKACRKFMYQELQSATSNFSAGSFIASGGWSRVYKGFLPDGQTVAVKVLNCSSDAEEEIILEVDILTSLKHNCIISLLGYCVEGPNWLLVYNFVSGGNLEENLHVGKDKPVLCWTERFKVAIGVAEALDHLHNGCSRSVIHRDVKSSNILLSENFEPQLADFGLAKWAPITSSHISCSDVLGTFGYLAPEYFIYGKVNDKTDVYAFGVVLLELITGRKPIDSRYPKGQESLVIWAKPLLEESMGELVDQRLENAYDINEMQRMMLAALLCITQSSQYRPHISWILKILRGEDDLANQTWFQHTMTKERDASDDDEHIVYQGGHAIQTHLSLAMLGVDDDTISMSSIDQSVDILQAKDSFEDYLKS